The following proteins are encoded in a genomic region of Oryctolagus cuniculus chromosome 6, mOryCun1.1, whole genome shotgun sequence:
- the ZFP2 gene encoding LOW QUALITY PROTEIN: zinc finger protein ZFP2 (The sequence of the model RefSeq protein was modified relative to this genomic sequence to represent the inferred CDS: inserted 2 bases in 1 codon; deleted 2 bases in 1 codon), giving the protein MERDGVWHSTLRDTQEPENWVEWQQEIQERRPGQVAVSRKETLIXRVFGGNEFERCSSQGSVINIQQSIAVAKRPHNWNSHGKDTKKNSELIKTQRMFVGKKIYECNECGKTFNQSSSLLKHQRIHTGEKPYKCNVCGKHFIERSSLTVHQRIHTGEKPYKCNECGKAFSQSMNLTVHQRTHTGEKPYQCKECGKAFRKNSSLIQHERIHTGEKPYRCNECGKAFTQSMNLTVHQRTHTGEKPYECKECGKAFSQSMHLIVHQRSHTGERPYECSECGKAFSKSSTLTLHLRNHTGEKPYKCNKCGKSFSQSTYLIEHQRLHSGVKPFECNQCGKAFSKNSSLTQHRRIHTGEKPYECVVCGKHFTGRSSLTVHQVIHTGEKPYECSECGKAFSQSAYLIEHQRIHTGEKPYECGQCGKAFIKNSSLTVHQRTHTGEKPYQCSECGKAFSRSTNLTRHQRTHT; this is encoded by the exons ATGGAAAGGGATGGTGTCTGGCATTCTACTTTAAGGGATACCCAGGAACCTGAAAATTGGGTAGAGTGGCAACAGGAAATCCAGGAAAGACGTCCAGGCCAAGTAGCAGTTAGCCGTAAGGAAACCCTCAT GAGAGTATTTGGAGGTAATGAATTTGAAAGATGTTCT AGTCAGGGTTCAGTCATCAATATACAACAAAGCATTGCTGTGGCAAAGAGACCTCATAATTGGAATTCACACGGAAAGGACACTAAGAAAAATTCTGAGTTAATTAAAACTCAAAGAATGTTTGTAGGGAAGAAAATctatgaatgtaatgaatgtgggaaaACCTTTAACCAGAGCTCATCCCTTCTTAAGCACCAGCGGATTCATACTGGGGAGAAGCCCTATAAGTGTAATGTTTGTGGGAAGCACTTCATCGAACGCTCTTCCCTCACTGTACATCAAagaattcatactggagagaaaccctacaaatgtaatgaatgtggaaaagccttcagtCAGAGCATGAATCTTACTGTGCATCAAAGaactcatactggagagaaaccgtACCAGTGTAaagagtgtggaaaagccttccgTAAAAATTCATCCCTTATTCAACATGAAAGAATTCATACTGGGGAGAAACCTTACAGgtgtaatgaatgtgggaaagcTTTTACCCAAAGCATGAATCTTACAGtgcatcagagaactcacacaggagaaaaaccctatgaatgtaaggAATGCGGGAAAGCCTTTAGTCAAAGCATGCACCTTATTGTCCACCAGAGAAGTCATACTGGAGAAAGACCCTATGAGTGtagtgaatgtggaaaagcctttagtaAGAGCTCAACTCTTACCCTACACCTGCGAAATCACACTGGAGAAAAACCCTACAAATGTAACAAATGTGGGAAATCCTTCAGCCAAAGTACATACCTTATAGAACATCAGAGACTTCATTCTGGAGTTAAGCCTTTTGAATGTAATCAGTGTGGAAAAGCTTTCAGTAAGAATTCATCTCTTACTCAGCATCGGAGgatccacactggagagaaaccttatgagtgtgtggtgtgtggaaAACATTTCACTGGACGATCGTCCCTTACTGTACATCAGGTtattcacactggagagaagccgTATGAATGCAGtgaatgtgggaaggccttcagccAGAGTGCATACCTTATTGAACATCAGAGAATCCATACtggtgagaaaccctatgaatgtggtcagtgtggaaaagccttcattAAAAATTCATCTCTTACAGTACaccagagaactcacacaggagagaaaccctatCAGTGTAGtgaatgtgggaaggccttcagtCGGAGTACGAATCTTACACGACATCAGAGAACCCACACGTGA